In a genomic window of Croceibacterium sp. TMG7-5b_MA50:
- the queA gene encoding tRNA preQ1(34) S-adenosylmethionine ribosyltransferase-isomerase QueA produces the protein MRVDLFDFALPPELIALRPARPRDAARMLVVEGDKPFQDRSVRDLPSTLRKSDVLVFNDTRVIPAQLEGTRGDARIGATLHKRLDLRRWQAFIRNGKRLREGDVVAFPADVSASAEQRHPDGSWTLHFAGEEPVEVLLERAGRMPLPPYIAGKRATDEADRTDYQTMFAREDGAVAAPTAALHFTPELLAALDEAGVSRETLTLHVGAGTFLPVKADDTADHTMHAEWGRIDAATADRLNTVRAAGGRLIAVGTTVLRLLESACGSDGTIQPFAGDTSIFITPGYTFRAVDGLMTNFHLPRSTLFMLVSALMGLERMQQTYAHAVAEGYRFYSYGDASLLLP, from the coding sequence ATGCGTGTCGACCTGTTCGACTTCGCGCTTCCGCCAGAACTGATCGCGCTGCGACCGGCCCGCCCGCGTGATGCTGCGCGGATGCTGGTGGTGGAGGGCGACAAGCCTTTCCAAGACCGGAGCGTGCGGGACCTGCCAAGTACCCTGCGCAAGAGCGACGTGCTGGTCTTCAACGATACCCGCGTCATTCCCGCGCAGCTGGAAGGGACGCGAGGCGACGCGCGCATCGGGGCCACGTTGCACAAGCGACTGGACCTGCGCCGCTGGCAAGCTTTCATCCGCAATGGCAAGCGGCTGCGCGAAGGTGACGTGGTCGCGTTCCCGGCAGACGTCTCCGCCAGCGCGGAGCAGCGCCATCCCGATGGTAGCTGGACGCTGCACTTTGCGGGTGAGGAGCCGGTGGAAGTGTTGCTGGAACGTGCCGGCCGCATGCCGCTGCCGCCCTACATCGCCGGCAAGCGCGCCACTGACGAGGCTGATCGAACCGATTACCAGACGATGTTCGCACGGGAAGACGGCGCCGTCGCCGCGCCGACCGCGGCATTGCACTTTACCCCCGAACTGCTGGCCGCGCTGGACGAGGCAGGCGTGAGCCGGGAGACCCTGACCTTGCATGTTGGCGCCGGCACCTTCCTGCCGGTCAAGGCGGACGACACCGCCGACCACACCATGCACGCCGAATGGGGCCGGATTGATGCCGCCACGGCGGATCGGTTGAACACCGTCCGCGCAGCCGGGGGAAGGCTGATCGCGGTCGGCACTACCGTTCTTCGCCTGCTGGAGAGCGCGTGCGGGTCCGACGGCACGATCCAGCCCTTCGCCGGAGACACGTCGATCTTCATCACGCCGGGCTATACGTTCCGGGCGGTCGATGGCCTGATGACCAACTTCCACCTGCCGCGTTCCACCTTGTTCATGCTGGTCAGCGCGCTGATGGGCTTGGAGCGCATGCAGCAGACCTATGCGCATGCGGTTGCGGAGGGGTACCGGTTCTATTCCTACGGTGATGCCTCGCTGCTGCTGCCGTAG
- a CDS encoding peptidylprolyl isomerase: MTHRFLALALSLPILFAPPAAAQDATAEPAIAEAASAAMPLVVNFDATQDLENILYLDLSNGRRVAIRLMPQWAPEHVERVKTLARQGFYDGIIFHRVIEGFMAQTGDPTGTGTGGSELPDLKEEFNQFPHVRGTVSMARAQSEDSANSQFFIVFYPRFSLDRNYTNFGRVIGGMDAVDAIKRGEPPQDPTYIVQASIAADNKPQKMPPAAPAAGANLTAAELSNSASN, from the coding sequence ATGACGCACCGCTTCCTTGCCCTCGCGCTCTCCCTGCCGATCCTCTTTGCGCCGCCAGCCGCCGCGCAGGACGCCACTGCCGAGCCTGCAATTGCGGAGGCGGCATCTGCGGCCATGCCGCTGGTCGTCAACTTCGATGCGACGCAGGATCTGGAGAACATCCTCTACCTCGACCTGTCGAACGGCCGCCGGGTCGCCATCCGCCTGATGCCGCAATGGGCGCCCGAGCATGTGGAGCGGGTCAAGACGCTGGCCCGGCAGGGCTTCTATGACGGGATCATCTTTCACCGGGTGATCGAAGGGTTCATGGCGCAGACGGGTGACCCGACCGGCACCGGGACCGGCGGGTCGGAGCTCCCCGACTTGAAGGAAGAGTTCAACCAGTTCCCGCACGTCCGCGGCACGGTATCGATGGCTCGCGCCCAATCGGAGGACAGCGCCAACAGTCAGTTCTTCATCGTGTTCTATCCGCGCTTCTCGCTCGACCGGAATTATACGAATTTCGGCCGTGTGATCGGCGGAATGGATGCGGTGGATGCGATCAAGCGGGGCGAGCCGCCGCAGGACCCGACCTATATAGTGCAGGCGTCCATTGCCGCCGACAACAAGCCGCAGAAGATGCCGCCCGCCGCGCCTGCCGCCGGTGCCAATCTGACAGCGGCCGAGCTTAGCAACTCCGCCAGCAACTAG
- a CDS encoding VOC family protein: MLHHVSVGTSDLARARAFYDPVMHELGLRRTLDVAEAVGYGAGITAFSLNLPVDGQAPSPGNGVHIAFEVEKRAAVDAFWRVALLHGAEPDGEPGLRPEYDGHYYAAFVRDLDGNKIEALTFAAE, encoded by the coding sequence ATGCTGCACCACGTCTCTGTCGGCACCAGCGATCTTGCCCGTGCGCGGGCGTTCTATGACCCCGTGATGCACGAGCTCGGGTTGCGGCGGACGCTCGATGTGGCGGAAGCGGTAGGCTATGGTGCAGGGATCACGGCCTTCAGCCTGAACCTGCCGGTGGACGGCCAGGCGCCTTCGCCAGGTAACGGCGTGCATATCGCGTTCGAGGTGGAGAAGCGGGCGGCAGTGGATGCGTTCTGGCGCGTGGCGTTGCTGCATGGCGCAGAGCCGGACGGCGAGCCGGGGCTACGACCCGAGTACGACGGCCATTACTACGCCGCCTTCGTGCGCGACCTCGACGGCAACAAGATCGAAGCGCTGACCTTCGCCGCGGAGTGA